The genome window CGCGGGTGATCCGGACGTTTTTATCGTTTTTGCTAAGCAGATGACGTTGCAGGACCTGCTGGAGCGGAGTGCCCACTTCTTCCATCCCGACCACCAGTACGTCTTCTCGGGGATGAACGGGATGGGACACATTGAAAAAATCAACCAGTACTTCCCTCAGGAACGCGTAGTAGCGGGGACCTGCTTGATCGGGACCGTTTTGAATAAGGCGGGGGACGTGGACTTTATCGGTAAGTCCGGCGCCGGTTCAATTAACATGGCGGCCCAGACAGGGGTTGCCGATGACCGGGTCAAGGAAATCGTGGCCGACTTTACCGCGGCAAACATCAATCCTCACTTAACCGATAACTTCTACGGGACGTTACTGACGAAAGTCGTCTTTAACTCCGTCATCAACACCATCTGTACTCTGTTTGAAATTCAAATGGGCCAGTTCATCGACTACGATGGCGCGGAAAAACTAGGAAAGCAGCTAATCAATGAAGCCTTTGACGTGGTTGAACGGGCCGGGATTCAGCTGCTCAGCACCCGGGAAGAGGAGTGGCAGACCATCAAGTACGTCAGCGAGGTCACGAACCCCCTCCACTATCCATCGATGTACCAGGATATGAGCAAGAATCGGCCGACCGAGGTCGACTATATTAACGGTTACATTTATGATTTGGGGAAGAAGTATAACTATGAGGCGACGACCCATGACTTCTTGCGTAACCTGGTTCACCTAGCAGAAAACACCCGTAAATTTAGAAACTGACAAAACAAGGCTCCAGTGCCCGGTCAAGCCGAACTCTGGAGCCTTGTTTACGTTGCAATTTAATTAGTTTTCAAACACCATTTCTTCACGCAGTCCATCATAAATTGACGTCCGCGCCCCGAGCAGCATACTGGTGTAGTAGGCAACGAAGGTTAGCAGGACCATCGGAAAAATCTGACTGATACTGCCAACCATTTCGGTGACGAGCAGGATGGCGGAAAATGGCGCCCCTTCCGCCGCGCCAAAGCAGGCTGCCATTCCAATAGCGACCATGTTCAAGCAGCAGGAGGCGGGCAGGACCCCGGCGTGAATCATTAACACGCCGGCCAGGGCGCCAAGAATGCTGCCCAAGACAAAGATCGGCATGAAAATCCCGCTGGGGACGATGGAGCCGTAAGCAATCATGGTTCCCGCAAAGCGCAGCACCAGGAAGATTCCCAGCAGCCCGGCGATGGAAAGCCAGTTTCCCCGACTGAACATTTGCGTGACGTACATGATCAAGTCATGACTACCGCCGAGGAGGTGAGGGTTCCACAA of Limosilactobacillus oris contains these proteins:
- a CDS encoding ketopantoate reductase family protein, with amino-acid sequence MALKYTVLGAGAMGLRFGVLLQELAHAQVDFVDNWQPQVDTIKQQGGVYVSRDHEGRHLVPVNIYSPEEYAGDPDVFIVFAKQMTLQDLLERSAHFFHPDHQYVFSGMNGMGHIEKINQYFPQERVVAGTCLIGTVLNKAGDVDFIGKSGAGSINMAAQTGVADDRVKEIVADFTAANINPHLTDNFYGTLLTKVVFNSVINTICTLFEIQMGQFIDYDGAEKLGKQLINEAFDVVERAGIQLLSTREEEWQTIKYVSEVTNPLHYPSMYQDMSKNRPTEVDYINGYIYDLGKKYNYEATTHDFLRNLVHLAENTRKFRN
- a CDS encoding chloride channel protein — encoded protein: MLVIPVGLWNPHLLGGSHDLIMYVTQMFSRGNWLSIAGLLGIFLVLRFAGTMIAYGSIVPSGIFMPIFVLGSILGALAGVLMIHAGVLPASCCLNMVAIGMAACFGAAEGAPFSAILLVTEMVGSISQIFPMVLLTFVAYYTSMLLGARTSIYDGLREEMVFEN